A single Lactuca sativa cultivar Salinas chromosome 8, Lsat_Salinas_v11, whole genome shotgun sequence DNA region contains:
- the LOC111893172 gene encoding probable NAD(P)H dehydrogenase (quinone) FQR1-like 3 — MAITKVYIIYYSLHKHVEYMAREIQRGANSIEGIEATLWQVPETLPSLVLEKMKAPPKADDVPVIKPEQLTEADGFLFGFPSRFGVMAAQCKAFFDSTNDLFETQALAGKPAGIFWSTGFHGGGQELTALTAITQLAHHGMLYVPLGYTFGSGMFEIDEVKGGSSYGAGTYAGDGSRKPSELELQQAFYQGKYVSEITKKLSRN, encoded by the exons ATGGCGATCACCAAGGTCTATATAAT TTATTACTCCCTGCATAAACATGTTGAGTACATGGCTAGAGAAATACAAAGAGGAGCAAATTCCATCGAGGGAATCGAAGCAACACTTTGGCAG GTACCTGAAACACTTCCAAGTTTGGTATTAGAAAAGATGAAGGCTCCTCCTAAAGCAGATGATGTGCCAGTGATTAAACCAGAACAACTTACAGAAGCTGATGGATTCCTATTTGGGTTTCCTTCTCGTTTTGGTGTAATGGCAGCTCAATGTAAAGCTTTCTTTGATTCCACTAACGATCTCTTTGAAACCCAAGCACTCGCCGGAAAACCCGCCGGAATCTTTTGGAGCACCGGTTTCCATGGCGGCGGCCAAGAACTCACAGC GTTAACGGCGATAACACAATTAGCGCATCATGGGATGTTATATGTGCCACTTGGATACACATTTGGGAGTGGAATGTTTGAAATTGATGAAGTTAAGGGTGGATCGTCTTATGGTGCGGGAACTTATGCGGGTGATGGGTCGAGAAAGCCGAGTGAGTTAGAGCTCCAACAAGCTTTTTATCAAGGTAAATATGTATCAGAAATCACTAAAAAGCTTTCAAGAAACTAA